The Candidatus Neomarinimicrobiota bacterium genome has a segment encoding these proteins:
- a CDS encoding TetR/AcrR family transcriptional regulator: protein MTNTATTDRKSAERIARQKLILQGALTVFKEKGLEGAKIDEIARVSGFGKATLYYYFTSKEEIFSALLLHGWLSLWRELEEIAVGGDSPRATFISMLKKIAEMVNTDRPLYEFLFQAPQSFTREENERSEWKAYQNRLYKVLMELIEQGIKQGEFPQMEPRLIMKAMGGLFHGLVFLGKDRETITENEIEEMLGNLLG, encoded by the coding sequence AATCAGCCGAAAGAATCGCTCGTCAAAAGTTGATTCTACAAGGCGCCCTGACCGTGTTTAAGGAAAAAGGATTAGAGGGGGCGAAGATTGATGAAATTGCCCGCGTTTCAGGTTTTGGAAAAGCGACGCTCTATTATTACTTCACCTCAAAGGAAGAAATTTTCTCGGCCCTCCTCCTCCATGGATGGCTGAGTCTCTGGCGAGAACTGGAAGAAATCGCAGTGGGTGGTGACAGCCCGCGTGCGACATTCATCTCCATGTTAAAAAAGATCGCCGAGATGGTGAACACCGATCGTCCCCTCTATGAATTCCTTTTCCAGGCCCCCCAATCATTTACCCGAGAAGAAAATGAGCGCTCCGAATGGAAGGCTTATCAGAATCGCCTATATAAGGTATTAATGGAACTTATTGAGCAGGGTATCAAGCAGGGCGAATTTCCCCAAATGGAGCCCCGTCTGATTATGAAAGCCATGGGAGGTCTTTTTCATGGCCTGGTCTTCTTGGGCAAGGACCGTGAAACCATTACTGAGAATGAAATAGAGGAAATGCTGGGCAATCTGCTTGGATAA